A genomic region of Mycobacterium senriense contains the following coding sequences:
- a CDS encoding TOBE domain-containing protein: MRLSTRNQLRGTITEVELGTVMAVVKVTLDGGDQVVTSSVTKDAAADLGLKVGQPATVFIKSTEVTIGVE, encoded by the coding sequence ATGCGGCTCTCGACACGAAACCAGCTCAGGGGGACCATCACCGAGGTCGAACTCGGCACCGTGATGGCCGTGGTGAAGGTGACGCTCGACGGCGGCGATCAGGTCGTCACGTCGTCAGTCACCAAGGATGCCGCGGCCGACCTCGGACTCAAGGTCGGCCAGCCGGCGACCGTGTTCATCAAATCGACCGAAGTCACCATCGGCGTCGAATAG
- a CDS encoding alpha/beta fold hydrolase, whose product MVTMPALDGVQHRYVDLGSGVTIHVADAGPASGPAVMLVHGFPQNWWEWRELIGPLAADGYRVLCPDLRGSGWSSAPRTSYTKDEMADDLAGVLDRLGVATVKLVAHDWGGPVAFIMMLRHPERVTGFFGVNTVAPWVKPSLSTLLNIWRFWYQIPISLPVIGPRVISDPNSRFVRMLGSWVGGGYTLPEDDTRMYLECMQQPGHAEAGSRWYRSFQTKEMRKWMRGQYNDARVDVPVRWLTGTKDPVITADLTDGYADHIDDFEVELVDGVGHWIVDQRPDLVLDRVRAFLAEK is encoded by the coding sequence ATGGTCACTATGCCCGCGCTGGACGGTGTGCAACACAGGTACGTCGATCTGGGAAGCGGCGTGACGATCCATGTCGCGGACGCCGGGCCGGCGAGCGGGCCCGCGGTGATGTTGGTGCACGGCTTCCCGCAGAACTGGTGGGAATGGCGCGAGTTGATCGGGCCGCTGGCCGCCGACGGCTACCGGGTGTTGTGTCCGGACCTACGCGGCTCGGGCTGGAGCTCGGCGCCACGCACCAGCTACACCAAGGACGAGATGGCCGACGATCTGGCCGGGGTGCTGGATCGCTTGGGTGTCGCAACGGTCAAGCTGGTGGCCCACGACTGGGGCGGGCCGGTCGCGTTCATCATGATGCTGCGCCACCCGGAGCGGGTCACCGGGTTCTTCGGCGTGAATACCGTTGCACCGTGGGTGAAGCCGAGCCTGTCGACGCTGCTGAACATCTGGCGGTTCTGGTATCAGATCCCTATTTCGCTGCCGGTCATCGGGCCGCGGGTGATCAGCGATCCCAACTCCCGGTTCGTCCGAATGCTCGGGTCATGGGTCGGCGGTGGTTATACCCTGCCCGAGGACGACACCCGCATGTATCTCGAGTGCATGCAACAGCCCGGCCACGCGGAGGCGGGTTCGCGGTGGTACCGCAGCTTCCAAACCAAAGAGATGCGCAAATGGATGCGCGGCCAGTACAACGATGCTCGCGTCGACGTCCCGGTCCGCTGGCTGACCGGAACCAAAGATCCGGTGATCACCGCGGACCTCACCGACGGATATGCCGATCACATCGACGATTTCGAGGTGGAGCTGGTCGACGGCGTCGGCCATTGGATCGTCGACCAGCGTCCCGATCTGGTCCTGGACCGGGTTCGCGCTTTTCTCGCCGAAAAATAA
- a CDS encoding sulfotransferase family protein gives MTVRLDDLARPRFSAEGQQILDMMATMAPECPLDADALHANASADTGLHDFGPDDYRERLEVYLAALREIDGLHDAGVVNFYGQLLQVLKNRLLLTDLLTRHPEINGIELRSPVVIAGLPRTGTTHLHNLLAAPPTFRTVPYWESNEPFPIPNEAGVQPDPRRTRMDVAVGVINMVMPHFPLMHEMTTDHVHEEIQLLANDVSTMLLETLADVPRWREYYQAHDQTPHYQYLATQLRAMQFLRGGRRWLLKSPQHLEQVPVLNRVFPDSIVVFTHRDPVPVALSMIAMITYSARMHRSPVPVQQIASSWIDRLDQMLTALIRDRDTIGPDRSIDIRFDDFMADELGVAERVYALAGEPFTEEARAAVGDYLAGHRRGRLGNVEASYEMFGLDEGDLRERFAPYVERFLA, from the coding sequence GTGACCGTTCGACTCGACGACCTCGCCCGGCCCCGGTTCAGTGCCGAGGGCCAGCAGATTCTGGACATGATGGCCACAATGGCTCCGGAGTGCCCGCTGGATGCCGACGCGCTGCACGCCAACGCCAGCGCCGACACCGGTTTGCACGATTTCGGACCCGACGACTACCGCGAGCGCCTCGAGGTCTACCTCGCCGCGCTACGCGAGATCGACGGATTGCACGACGCCGGAGTGGTCAATTTCTACGGGCAGCTGCTGCAGGTCCTCAAGAACCGGCTGCTGTTGACCGATCTGCTGACTCGCCATCCCGAGATCAACGGGATCGAACTGCGCTCGCCGGTGGTCATTGCCGGGCTGCCCCGCACCGGCACCACGCACCTACACAACCTGCTGGCAGCGCCGCCGACCTTTCGCACCGTGCCGTACTGGGAAAGCAACGAGCCGTTCCCCATCCCGAACGAAGCTGGGGTGCAACCGGATCCGCGGCGGACCCGGATGGATGTCGCGGTCGGTGTGATCAACATGGTGATGCCGCATTTCCCGCTGATGCACGAGATGACCACCGACCACGTCCACGAAGAGATCCAGCTGCTGGCCAACGACGTGTCCACGATGCTGCTGGAGACGCTCGCCGACGTGCCGCGCTGGCGTGAGTACTACCAGGCTCACGATCAGACGCCGCACTATCAATACCTGGCCACTCAACTCCGGGCGATGCAGTTCCTGCGCGGCGGACGGCGCTGGCTGCTCAAATCGCCTCAGCATCTCGAGCAGGTGCCCGTCCTGAATCGGGTGTTCCCCGACAGCATCGTCGTGTTCACCCACCGCGACCCGGTCCCGGTGGCGCTGTCGATGATCGCGATGATCACCTACTCCGCCCGCATGCACCGCTCGCCGGTGCCGGTGCAGCAGATCGCCAGCTCTTGGATCGACCGCCTCGACCAAATGCTCACCGCGCTGATCCGCGACCGCGACACCATCGGTCCGGACCGCTCGATCGACATCCGGTTCGACGACTTCATGGCGGACGAACTCGGCGTTGCCGAGCGGGTATACGCCCTGGCCGGCGAACCGTTCACCGAGGAGGCGCGTGCGGCCGTCGGCGACTACCTCGCCGGCCACCGGCGCGGGCGACTGGGCAATGTCGAGGCGTCCTACGAGATGTTCGGGCTGGATGAGGGCGACTTGCGCGAGCGCTTCGCGCCGTACGTCGAGCGGTTTCTGGCCTAA
- a CDS encoding TetR/AcrR family transcriptional regulator — protein sequence MVVDFGRPRDPRIDTAVLSATVELLAETGYPGLLVSAIAERAGTSKPAIYRRWPSKAHLVHEAVFPIGAGTAIPDTGSTTDGLREMVRRTMAFLTTPAARSALPGLIGEMAADPTLHSALLERFAGVIGGGLADWLAAAAARDDVRPDVTAAELAETIAGITLVALLTRATELDDAWVDRTTTLLLKGISA from the coding sequence ATGGTAGTAGATTTTGGCAGACCCCGTGACCCCCGGATCGACACCGCGGTGCTGAGCGCGACGGTCGAACTGCTGGCTGAAACCGGTTACCCCGGCTTACTGGTCTCCGCCATCGCCGAGCGCGCCGGTACCAGCAAGCCCGCGATTTATCGCCGCTGGCCCAGCAAGGCGCACCTGGTGCACGAGGCGGTCTTCCCGATCGGCGCCGGCACCGCCATCCCCGATACCGGATCGACGACCGACGGCCTGCGCGAGATGGTCCGCCGCACAATGGCTTTCCTCACCACGCCGGCCGCCAGGTCGGCCCTGCCGGGGCTGATCGGCGAGATGGCCGCGGATCCGACGCTGCATTCGGCGCTCTTGGAGCGCTTCGCCGGCGTCATCGGCGGCGGCCTCGCCGACTGGCTGGCGGCGGCCGCGGCGCGCGATGACGTACGGCCGGACGTTACGGCCGCCGAACTGGCCGAGACCATCGCCGGCATCACGCTGGTAGCCCTGCTCACCCGCGCCACCGAACTCGACGATGCGTGGGTCGATCGCACCACCACGTTGCTCCTGAAAGGAATCAGCGCATGA
- a CDS encoding DUF1214 domain-containing protein: protein MTHQSTEAWQDLLKTLGEQGHSFLQGDRAVTDDRHVADGYRMLAATLGVALDTYLFPEPGRPQFVAVNTPFRRDRRWGGDNTDAYYYICPVDPARRYRISGNKGDSVYFSVTAYNEPTPGAWSDRVVAIVRDTDLDVDADGNFVFEFPATPDAAVLMTRDYQADPLTGRPATWRIEALDEPDPIRHGDAETAASLRAAATWLRTMFAIVPLAVGNRVDEQHALGHETAHAANTFADPYQVPDANFGWSARDACYSYGSFVLDEDEALVITHRPPSCRFWNLVVWNQFMATVGPEDARCSLNGHSAVLNSDGSVTVVLSAGKTAHPNSLTTLGYPRGNLAFRWFLADGVPQRPEVRLVKAADAPTDVS, encoded by the coding sequence ATGACGCACCAATCGACCGAGGCGTGGCAGGACCTGCTGAAAACCCTTGGCGAACAGGGTCACTCATTCCTCCAGGGGGACCGTGCAGTCACCGACGACCGACACGTCGCCGACGGCTACCGCATGCTGGCCGCCACCCTGGGCGTGGCCCTGGACACCTACCTGTTTCCCGAGCCGGGCCGGCCGCAGTTCGTCGCGGTCAACACGCCCTTTCGCCGCGACCGCCGCTGGGGCGGGGACAACACGGACGCCTACTACTACATCTGCCCGGTCGATCCCGCGCGCCGGTACCGGATCAGCGGGAACAAGGGTGACAGCGTGTACTTCTCGGTGACGGCCTACAACGAGCCCACACCGGGCGCCTGGTCGGATCGGGTCGTCGCAATCGTCCGCGACACCGACCTCGATGTCGACGCCGACGGCAACTTCGTCTTCGAATTTCCCGCCACGCCCGACGCGGCCGTACTGATGACCCGCGACTATCAGGCCGACCCGCTGACCGGGCGCCCGGCGACCTGGCGCATCGAGGCGCTCGACGAGCCCGACCCGATCCGGCACGGTGACGCCGAGACCGCGGCGAGCCTGCGCGCCGCCGCCACCTGGTTGCGGACCATGTTCGCCATCGTGCCGCTGGCGGTTGGGAACCGGGTGGACGAGCAGCATGCGCTGGGCCACGAAACCGCCCATGCCGCCAACACTTTCGCCGATCCCTATCAGGTGCCGGACGCCAACTTCGGCTGGTCGGCGCGCGACGCCTGTTACTCGTACGGCAGTTTCGTGCTCGACGAGGACGAGGCACTGGTGATCACGCACCGGCCGCCGTCATGCAGGTTCTGGAACCTGGTGGTGTGGAACCAGTTCATGGCGACGGTCGGCCCGGAGGACGCCCGATGCTCCCTCAACGGCCACAGCGCCGTCCTCAACAGCGACGGCTCCGTCACGGTCGTCTTGTCCGCCGGCAAGACGGCGCACCCCAATTCGCTTACCACGCTAGGCTATCCGCGCGGAAACCTGGCCTTTCGTTGGTTCCTTGCCGACGGCGTGCCGCAGCGGCCCGAGGTGCGACTCGTCAAGGCGGCCGACGCCCCCACCGACGTGAGCTAG
- a CDS encoding LLM class flavin-dependent oxidoreductase: MRTATTVELSGAGGEAVEVVALAVEAEKLGLDVCWVAEAWGADAPSALGYLAARTERMLLGSGVLQVGTRSPVMVAQTAITLSNLSNGRFLLGLGASGPQVIEGLHGVPFSRPLARISETIDVVRQAFAGGKISYAGQEFEIPRPGGDAVPMRLSNRPEHPIPVYLAALSPAMLRLTGRVADGWLGTSFVPEGAGDAYFSHLDDGLAAANRSRADLDICQGAEVAFAADEHELRGMIAGRKKELAFSLGGMGSSSTNFYNRAYSRQGWADVAAAVRERWQRGDRDGAAGLVTDEMVLATTLIGTEEMVSARLAVWRDAGVNTVRLYPAGETLDAKLETLGRAIELVRLT, from the coding sequence ATGCGGACCGCCACGACGGTCGAGCTCTCCGGTGCCGGGGGCGAGGCCGTTGAGGTCGTGGCGTTGGCCGTCGAGGCGGAGAAGCTGGGTCTCGACGTCTGCTGGGTGGCTGAGGCGTGGGGCGCGGATGCGCCGTCGGCGCTCGGCTATCTGGCGGCCCGCACCGAGCGGATGCTGCTGGGTTCCGGCGTCCTGCAGGTCGGCACCCGCTCGCCGGTGATGGTCGCCCAGACCGCGATCACGCTGTCCAACCTGTCGAACGGGCGATTCCTGCTCGGGTTGGGTGCCTCGGGCCCGCAGGTGATCGAGGGCCTGCACGGCGTCCCGTTCAGCCGGCCGCTGGCGCGCATCTCGGAGACGATCGACGTCGTGCGGCAGGCATTCGCGGGCGGAAAAATCTCTTATGCCGGCCAGGAATTCGAGATTCCCCGGCCCGGCGGCGACGCGGTGCCCATGCGGTTGTCGAACCGCCCCGAGCACCCCATTCCGGTGTACCTGGCCGCCCTGTCACCGGCGATGCTGCGGTTGACCGGGCGGGTCGCCGACGGCTGGCTGGGCACCAGCTTCGTCCCCGAGGGCGCCGGCGATGCCTACTTCTCCCACCTCGACGACGGGCTGGCCGCCGCGAACCGTTCCCGAGCCGACCTCGACATCTGCCAGGGTGCCGAAGTCGCCTTCGCCGCAGACGAACACGAGCTGCGGGGCATGATCGCGGGCCGCAAGAAGGAGCTGGCCTTCAGCCTCGGCGGCATGGGATCGTCGAGCACGAATTTCTACAACCGGGCCTACAGCCGGCAGGGCTGGGCCGACGTTGCCGCCGCGGTGCGCGAGCGCTGGCAGCGCGGCGACCGGGACGGGGCGGCCGGCCTGGTGACCGACGAGATGGTGCTGGCCACCACCCTCATCGGGACCGAGGAGATGGTTTCCGCGCGCCTGGCGGTGTGGCGCGACGCCGGGGTGAACACCGTGCGGCTGTACCCCGCGGGCGAGACCCTGGACGCCAAGCTGGAGACGCTGGGCCGGGCGATCGAACTGGTCCGCCTGACCTAG
- a CDS encoding SRPBCC family protein: protein MRSVEWTGARYADTPTVEASTWIDADPARVWSLVSDIALMPTFSSELKAVEWAEGSDGPRVGARFIGHNEHDAFGQWSSTSHIVACDQPHEFTWAVGQPDDPAAMWRFRLTPRDGGTVLSYWMQMGPGRSGLSVALEAMPDKEQKIVFVRLREFEGAIAKTLAAIKRLAEHGVH from the coding sequence ATGAGGTCCGTGGAATGGACCGGCGCGCGCTACGCGGATACCCCGACAGTGGAAGCTTCGACGTGGATCGACGCCGACCCGGCCCGGGTCTGGAGCCTGGTCTCCGATATCGCGCTGATGCCCACGTTCAGCAGTGAGCTGAAGGCCGTGGAATGGGCGGAGGGATCGGATGGCCCGCGGGTCGGCGCTCGCTTCATCGGACACAATGAGCACGACGCGTTCGGGCAGTGGAGCAGCACCTCACACATCGTCGCCTGCGATCAGCCGCACGAATTCACCTGGGCCGTCGGCCAACCGGACGACCCCGCGGCCATGTGGCGATTCCGGCTGACGCCGCGCGACGGCGGCACCGTCCTGAGTTACTGGATGCAGATGGGACCCGGACGCTCGGGCCTGTCGGTGGCCCTCGAGGCGATGCCCGACAAGGAGCAGAAGATTGTGTTCGTGCGGCTGCGCGAATTCGAGGGCGCGATCGCAAAGACCCTGGCGGCGATCAAACGGCTGGCCGAACACGGAGTGCATTGA
- a CDS encoding fatty acid desaturase family protein, with protein sequence MSNNTITLTPEQADAFGRELDAIKERVMAELGEKDADYIRGVIKTQRALEVGGRALLFAGFLPPAWLAGTTMLGLSKILDNMEIGHNIMHGQYDWMRDPAISGRTFEWDTACPADQWRHSHNYMHHTHTNIVGMDRDIGYGILRMSEDQRWQPYFLGNPIYAFLLMVLFQYGVALHELETERIRSGEIRLEDKREVLRAIWKKTRRQTLKDYVAFPLLAGPVAPFVFTGNLTANLMRNVWSYMIIFCGHFPDGTQEFTVEETKDESRGMWYFRQVLGSANLTGGKLFHLLSGNLSHQIEHHLFPDMPARRYSEIAAEVQEICERYGIPYNGGPLLRQFGTVVRKIVRLAFPDSWVQKAGAEKSPEPEPVAA encoded by the coding sequence ATGTCGAACAACACGATCACTCTGACACCCGAACAGGCCGACGCATTCGGCCGTGAACTCGACGCCATCAAGGAGCGAGTGATGGCAGAACTCGGCGAGAAGGACGCCGACTACATCCGCGGCGTCATCAAGACGCAGCGTGCGTTGGAAGTCGGTGGCCGGGCGCTGTTGTTCGCCGGGTTCCTGCCGCCGGCATGGTTGGCCGGCACCACGATGCTGGGCCTGTCGAAAATCCTGGACAACATGGAGATCGGCCACAACATCATGCACGGGCAGTATGACTGGATGCGCGACCCGGCCATCTCCGGTCGCACCTTCGAGTGGGACACGGCGTGCCCGGCCGATCAATGGCGACACTCGCACAACTACATGCACCACACCCACACCAACATCGTCGGGATGGACCGCGACATCGGCTACGGAATTCTGCGGATGAGCGAGGACCAGCGGTGGCAGCCGTACTTCCTCGGCAACCCGATCTACGCCTTCCTGCTGATGGTGTTGTTCCAGTACGGGGTCGCGTTGCACGAGCTGGAAACCGAGCGCATCCGCTCCGGTGAGATCCGGCTCGAGGACAAGCGCGAAGTCCTTCGGGCCATCTGGAAAAAGACCCGTCGCCAGACCCTCAAGGACTACGTCGCCTTCCCGCTGCTGGCCGGGCCCGTCGCGCCGTTCGTCTTCACCGGCAACCTCACCGCCAACCTGATGCGCAACGTGTGGTCGTACATGATCATCTTCTGCGGCCACTTCCCGGACGGCACACAGGAATTCACCGTCGAGGAGACCAAGGACGAGTCGCGCGGCATGTGGTACTTCCGCCAGGTGCTCGGCTCGGCAAACCTTACCGGCGGCAAGCTCTTTCACCTGCTCTCCGGCAACCTGTCGCACCAGATCGAGCACCACCTGTTCCCGGACATGCCGGCCCGCCGGTACTCCGAGATCGCCGCCGAGGTGCAGGAGATCTGCGAACGCTACGGCATCCCGTACAACGGCGGACCGCTGCTGCGCCAGTTCGGCACCGTCGTGCGCAAGATCGTCCGGCTGGCCTTCCCCGACTCGTGGGTGCAGAAAGCCGGCGCCGAGAAGTCCCCCGAGCCCGAGCCGGTCGCCGCGTAA
- a CDS encoding ferredoxin reductase produces the protein MFTQTAQVSGRVLARTLRQRVLGSELLDLLTGPHGVDRYTELVAPTWTLGEARAKVTDVRRTTPRSVTLTLIPNDTFLSAHSLKAGQYVNLTVEIDGRRHTRCYSPANAEGTASLELTIGRHEGGLVSNYLYEYAHRGMVVGLTGTGGDFTLPARGPQSPQRILFISGGSGITPVLSMARTLVAQGHPGEIAFIHYARTPAEACYRNELAAMAPVRVLHGYTRSDDGDLVGRFGPEHLAAAMPSPDAVFVCGPTPLVEAVRSHCDNVYTESFVPPTFDAPANPSGGRVTFADSGVDIVDDGRSLLEQAESAGLTPENGCRMGICHTCTRRKTAGTVRNLVTGAVSTAPDEDVQICVSVPVGDVDLSL, from the coding sequence ATGTTCACTCAAACCGCTCAAGTTTCTGGCCGAGTCCTCGCGCGGACCCTTCGGCAGCGCGTGTTGGGTTCAGAGCTCTTAGACCTGTTGACCGGTCCACACGGCGTCGACCGCTACACCGAGCTGGTGGCGCCGACTTGGACGCTGGGCGAAGCTCGCGCCAAAGTGACCGACGTGCGCCGGACCACCCCGCGCAGTGTCACCCTGACCCTGATCCCCAACGACACCTTCCTGTCCGCCCACAGCCTGAAGGCCGGCCAGTACGTCAACCTCACCGTCGAGATCGACGGCCGCCGGCACACCCGCTGCTATTCACCCGCCAACGCCGAAGGGACGGCCAGCCTCGAGTTGACCATCGGCCGGCACGAGGGCGGCCTGGTCTCGAACTATCTGTACGAATACGCCCACCGCGGCATGGTCGTCGGTCTGACGGGCACCGGTGGCGACTTCACGTTGCCGGCGCGGGGACCGCAAAGCCCCCAGCGCATCCTCTTCATTTCGGGGGGCAGCGGTATCACCCCCGTGTTGTCGATGGCGCGCACCCTGGTCGCCCAGGGCCATCCGGGCGAGATCGCATTCATCCACTACGCCCGCACCCCCGCCGAGGCGTGCTACCGCAACGAGCTGGCCGCGATGGCCCCGGTGCGGGTGCTGCACGGATATACCCGATCCGACGACGGCGACCTCGTCGGGCGGTTCGGTCCGGAACACCTGGCCGCCGCGATGCCGTCACCCGATGCGGTATTCGTGTGTGGGCCAACGCCTCTGGTGGAAGCAGTCCGGTCGCACTGCGACAACGTGTACACCGAGAGCTTCGTGCCGCCGACCTTCGATGCGCCGGCGAATCCGTCTGGTGGACGAGTCACGTTCGCCGACAGCGGAGTTGACATCGTCGATGATGGGCGGTCGCTGCTGGAGCAGGCCGAGTCTGCGGGCCTGACGCCCGAAAACGGATGCCGGATGGGCATCTGCCACACCTGCACGCGGCGCAAAACCGCCGGCACCGTGCGCAACCTGGTCACCGGCGCGGTCTCGACCGCTCCCGATGAGGACGTGCAGATCTGCGTGTCCGTTCCGGTCGGTGACGTGGACCTGTCGCTGTAG
- a CDS encoding TetR family transcriptional regulator has product MNGRTPSSRGRGSGRERSRESQSREERKEATRRAIIAAALKLLQDRSFSSLSLREVTREVGIVPAAFYRHFESMEALGLVLIDESFRSLRDTLRDARAGKLDPNRVIESSVEILVASVADRREHWRLIGRERNSGLSVLRYAIRTEIRLITSELATDLARFPGLNKWTTEDLNVLATLFVNAMIVIAEAIEDSQSTEATEDIRRLAVKQLRMIATGIAGWRSTP; this is encoded by the coding sequence GTGAACGGCCGTACTCCTAGCTCACGCGGGCGCGGCTCTGGTCGCGAACGCTCGCGCGAAAGCCAGTCGCGTGAGGAGCGTAAGGAGGCGACCCGTCGGGCCATCATCGCGGCGGCGCTCAAGCTGTTGCAGGACCGTAGTTTCTCCAGCCTGAGCCTGCGCGAGGTGACCCGCGAGGTCGGAATCGTTCCAGCGGCGTTCTACCGGCATTTCGAGTCGATGGAGGCCCTCGGCCTGGTCTTGATCGACGAGTCGTTCCGAAGCCTGCGCGACACCCTGCGTGATGCCCGCGCCGGCAAGCTCGACCCGAACCGGGTGATCGAGTCGTCCGTGGAGATCCTGGTCGCCAGCGTCGCCGACCGGCGCGAGCACTGGCGGCTCATCGGCCGTGAGCGCAACAGCGGCTTGTCGGTGCTGCGGTACGCCATTCGCACCGAGATCCGGCTGATCACCTCCGAACTGGCCACCGACCTGGCGCGATTCCCCGGGCTGAACAAATGGACCACCGAAGATCTCAACGTGCTCGCGACCCTGTTCGTCAACGCCATGATCGTGATCGCCGAGGCCATCGAGGATTCGCAGAGCACCGAGGCGACCGAAGACATCCGCAGGCTTGCGGTCAAGCAGCTGAGGATGATCGCCACCGGTATCGCCGGCTGGCGCAGCACGCCCTGA
- a CDS encoding GNAT family N-acetyltransferase, with amino-acid sequence MTPQVRPAVRADVRALSRTLARAFYDDPVMIWLIPDQNKRTAQLARLFATMTRHHHLSRGGVEVACADAGIGAAALWDPPDQWQETSRAQLAMTPTFIRVFGLRSMRGRAIQDLMKSVHPAEPHWYLAVIGSDPDVRGKGFGQALMRSRLDRCDAEYCPAYLESSKPENVPYYERFGFTVTREIALPDGGPTLWAMWRPPR; translated from the coding sequence ATGACCCCGCAGGTCCGCCCGGCAGTCAGAGCCGACGTCCGCGCGCTGTCGCGCACGCTGGCGCGCGCGTTCTACGACGATCCGGTGATGATCTGGTTGATTCCCGATCAGAACAAGCGGACCGCGCAGCTGGCCCGCCTGTTCGCGACGATGACGCGCCACCACCACCTGTCCCGCGGCGGCGTGGAGGTGGCCTGCGCGGACGCGGGTATCGGCGCTGCGGCGCTGTGGGATCCGCCCGATCAGTGGCAGGAGACGTCTCGCGCGCAGCTGGCGATGACCCCGACCTTCATCCGGGTGTTCGGCCTGCGCTCGATGCGTGGACGCGCGATCCAGGACTTGATGAAGAGCGTGCATCCTGCCGAACCGCACTGGTACCTGGCCGTGATCGGCAGCGATCCGGACGTCCGTGGCAAGGGATTCGGTCAGGCGCTGATGAGATCGCGGCTCGACCGCTGCGACGCCGAGTACTGCCCGGCCTATCTCGAGTCGAGCAAGCCCGAAAACGTGCCCTACTACGAGCGATTCGGCTTCACGGTCACCCGGGAGATCGCACTGCCGGACGGTGGTCCGACCCTGTGGGCCATGTGGCGCCCGCCGCGTTAG
- a CDS encoding F420-dependent hydroxymycolic acid dehydrogenase, which produces MTGISRRAFGRVAAGVGMLGSVGVADGCAKPAGDHGKSSGPPPAGKGVGFVLSHEQFRTDRLVAQAQAAERAGFQYVWASDHIQPWQDNEGHAMFPWLTLALVGSATSHVSFGTGVTCPTYRYHPATVAQAFASLAILNPGRVFLGVGTGERLNEQATTNTYGNYAERHDRLAEAIDLIRQLWSGARISYSGRYFQTNSLKLYDVPATPPPIFVAAAGPKSVQLAGQRGDGWITQAHDVTNPKLLAAFAAGAQAAGRDAGTLGKRAELFAVVGDNAAAARAATLWRFTAGAADQPNPVEIQRAAEANPVDKVLAGWTVGTDPAPHIDAVQRVLNAGAVPFLHFPQDDPVVAIEFYRDNVFPKLR; this is translated from the coding sequence GTGACCGGCATCTCGCGGCGAGCGTTCGGACGGGTGGCAGCCGGTGTGGGCATGCTCGGGTCCGTCGGGGTGGCCGACGGATGCGCGAAACCGGCCGGCGACCATGGCAAGTCCAGCGGTCCGCCGCCGGCGGGTAAGGGCGTGGGGTTCGTGCTCTCCCACGAGCAGTTCCGCACCGATCGGCTGGTCGCACAGGCGCAGGCGGCCGAGCGAGCGGGCTTTCAATACGTGTGGGCCAGCGATCACATCCAGCCGTGGCAGGACAACGAAGGCCACGCGATGTTTCCCTGGCTGACGCTGGCGCTGGTGGGCAGCGCAACCAGCCATGTTTCGTTCGGCACCGGGGTGACATGTCCGACCTACCGGTACCACCCCGCCACCGTCGCCCAGGCGTTCGCCTCCCTGGCGATCCTCAACCCCGGCAGGGTGTTTCTGGGGGTGGGCACCGGTGAGCGCCTCAACGAACAGGCCACCACCAACACCTACGGCAACTACGCTGAGCGCCACGACCGGCTGGCCGAAGCGATCGATCTGATCCGCCAACTGTGGAGTGGCGCTCGAATCTCATACTCCGGGCGCTATTTCCAGACGAACTCGCTGAAGCTATACGACGTTCCGGCCACCCCGCCACCGATCTTCGTGGCCGCCGCAGGCCCGAAAAGCGTGCAGCTCGCCGGACAGCGCGGCGATGGCTGGATCACCCAGGCCCACGATGTCACGAACCCAAAACTGTTGGCGGCCTTCGCTGCCGGCGCACAAGCCGCCGGCCGTGACGCGGGCACGCTGGGCAAGCGCGCCGAACTGTTCGCGGTCGTCGGAGACAACGCCGCGGCCGCCCGGGCCGCCACGCTGTGGCGTTTTACTGCCGGGGCGGCCGATCAGCCCAATCCCGTCGAGATCCAGCGCGCGGCCGAGGCCAACCCCGTCGACAAGGTGCTGGCCGGCTGGACAGTCGGCACTGACCCGGCTCCGCACATCGACGCCGTGCAGCGGGTGCTGAACGCCGGCGCCGTCCCGTTCCTGCACTTCCCCCAAGACGATCCCGTCGTGGCCATCGAGTTCTACCGCGACAACGTCTTTCCGAAATTGCGCTGA